From a region of the Arachis ipaensis cultivar K30076 chromosome B09, Araip1.1, whole genome shotgun sequence genome:
- the LOC107617821 gene encoding chitinase 10 — MALFSFSFSSFCLTIFVIYSSLSLSAESRVSPIAPISSLISKTLFDSIFLHKDDNACPARNFYTYESFVEATSSFPAFGSTGCSATRKREVAAFLAQISHETTGGWATAPDGPYAWGLCFKEEVSPQSDYCDSSNKEWPCYPGKSYKGRGPIQLSWNYNYGPAGKALGFDGLKNPDIVSNNSVIAFKTALWFWMTEQKPKPSCHNVMVGNYVPTASDRAANRTLGFGLVTNIINGGLECGVPDDARVNDRIGYFQRYAKLFNVDTGPNLDCAYQKSF, encoded by the exons ATGGCATTATTCTCATTCTCATTCTCCTCATTCTGCCTCACAATTTTTGTCATCTATTCTTCTTTATCTCTATCTGCTGAATCACGTGTCTCACCAATTGCACCAATCTCTTCTCTCATTAGCAAAACCCTTTTCGACTCAATCTTTTTACATAAAGATGACAATGCTTGCCCTGCTAGAAACTTTTACACTTATGAATCCTTCGTTGAGGCAACCTCGAGCTTCCCAGCGTTCGGCTCGACCGGATGCTCGGCCACACGGAAGCGCGAGGTTGCCGCATTTCTTGCACAGATCTCACATGAAACCACAGGTGGTTGGGCTACTGCACCTGATGGACCATATGCTTGGGGGCTGTGCTTCAAGGAAGAAGTTAGTCCTCAAAGTGATTATTGTGATTCCTCCAACAAAGAATGGCCCTGTTATCCTGGAAAGAGTTACAAAGGCAGAGGACCAATTCAACTTTCCtg GAATTACAACTATGGGCCAGCAGGGAAGGCCTTGGGATTCGATGGCCTTAAGAACCCAGACATTGTGTCAAACAATTCAGTAATTGCATTCAAAACAGCACTCTGGTTTTGGATGACAGAGCAGAAACCAAAACCTTCTTGCCACAACGTCATGGTTGGGAATTACGTGCCAACAGCATCTGATAGAGCAGCAAATAGAACCTTAGGGTTTGGGTTGGTTACTAACATAATCAACGGTGGACTTGAATGTGGAGTTCCAGATGATGCAAGAGTCAATGATCGGATTGGATACTTTCAAAGATATGCTAAGTTGTTTAATGTAGATACTGGACCTAACTTGGATTGTGCATATCAGAAATCCTTCTAA